Proteins from a single region of Pseudopedobacter saltans DSM 12145:
- a CDS encoding HlyD family secretion protein, with product MENNTQTHKPKNPKFAVILAIILVVGGGFGIYKYIHGQAHETTDDAQIERNLNPIIARVGGYIDRIYVQDNQMVKKGDTLFTIQQADYEIKVEEAKAALLAAESSYEVAKADVNAASANVAISEATIQSNTGTVEAAEIRLQQATNDFNRYANLYQNHSITKQQYEQAMTAKLEAEKQVEVLKQQRRASSSQKNAVVSKTDVASKQTRVAQANIDRAKATLKAAELNLSYTAVLASVDGQVSNIRLQPGQLVNPGQSVFYIINNTQTWVVANFKETQLNKIRAGQLVEIKVDAYPDDVIEGKVESFSPATGSKFALLPPDNATGNFVKTVQRLPVKITFTANNKPEIIAMLRPGMNVDVDVHIK from the coding sequence ATGGAAAATAATACACAAACACATAAACCTAAAAACCCGAAATTTGCTGTTATTTTGGCTATAATATTAGTTGTCGGAGGTGGTTTTGGAATATATAAATATATACACGGACAGGCACATGAAACGACCGACGATGCCCAGATAGAACGTAATCTTAACCCAATTATCGCTCGCGTTGGCGGATATATAGATCGTATATATGTGCAGGATAACCAAATGGTAAAAAAGGGCGATACCTTATTTACGATTCAACAGGCAGATTACGAAATTAAGGTTGAGGAAGCAAAAGCTGCGCTATTAGCCGCAGAAAGTTCTTACGAAGTTGCCAAAGCAGATGTAAACGCAGCTTCTGCAAATGTTGCTATATCCGAAGCGACTATACAATCTAATACCGGAACGGTAGAGGCTGCTGAAATCAGATTACAACAGGCTACCAACGATTTTAACCGCTATGCAAACTTATACCAAAACCATTCTATTACGAAACAGCAGTATGAACAGGCTATGACGGCCAAACTTGAGGCTGAAAAACAGGTGGAAGTATTGAAGCAACAACGCAGAGCAAGCAGCTCTCAGAAAAATGCGGTGGTTAGCAAAACCGACGTTGCCAGCAAACAAACACGGGTTGCACAAGCCAATATAGACAGAGCTAAAGCAACATTAAAAGCCGCTGAGTTGAATTTATCTTATACTGCCGTTTTAGCTTCCGTAGATGGTCAGGTTTCGAATATCAGGTTACAGCCGGGACAATTGGTGAATCCGGGACAATCTGTTTTTTATATCATCAATAATACGCAAACCTGGGTTGTTGCGAATTTTAAAGAAACGCAACTGAATAAAATCAGGGCAGGACAATTGGTTGAAATCAAGGTAGACGCTTATCCTGACGATGTAATAGAAGGGAAAGTGGAGTCTTTCTCTCCTGCTACAGGATCTAAATTCGCCTTATTACCTCCTGACAATGCTACAGGTAACTTTGTTAAAACGGTACAACGTTTGCCTGTTAAAATCACTTTCACAGCTAACAATAAACCTGAAATTATAGCTATGCTTCGCCCAGGAATGAATGTGGACGTTGATGTGCATATCAAATAA
- a CDS encoding MDR family MFS transporter, with protein MENLTDKDSLVEYGFKRALITFTCILCALLEIVDTTIVNVALNDMKGSLGATLTDVAWVITAYAIANVIVIPMTSWLSQQFGRRNYFAASIIIFTVSSFLCGNATNIWELVAFRFIQGMGGGALLVTAQTILTETYPPEKRSMAQAIYGMGVIVGPTLGPPLGGYIVDNFSWPYIFYINVPLGILATLMTLSLVKSPRYGAKQAAKEVDWWGMVFLIMFIGSLQFVLEHGQQDDWFEDSTILGLSILSFFGLFFFIWRELTYTKPIVNLRVLKDKNLQVGTVMSFILGFGLFGSTFIIPIYTQSILGWTATDAGMLLIPSSVMTGLMMPFIGKMIQAGVPQKYMVAVGLCIFFGFSFFMYGLITNDTGSEHMFWPLIVRGIGLGLLFVPVMTLSLSTLQGKAIGEGASFTGMSRQLGGSFGIALITTFISRDSQHHRVDLIANIDATKFEVQQRIAQMQANFIGKGFSPNEALAKAYQLLDGSVTKQATILSYMDVFLYLGLLFLICVPFVLLIKQGKKQKVDMSNMH; from the coding sequence ATGGAAAATTTAACAGATAAAGATAGCCTGGTAGAATATGGGTTTAAAAGGGCCTTGATAACCTTTACCTGTATTTTGTGTGCCTTGCTTGAAATTGTGGATACTACGATCGTCAATGTAGCACTTAACGATATGAAAGGATCGTTAGGTGCTACCTTAACAGACGTTGCATGGGTAATCACAGCATATGCTATTGCCAATGTTATCGTTATACCGATGACCAGCTGGCTTTCGCAACAATTTGGTAGACGTAACTATTTTGCCGCTTCCATCATCATCTTCACCGTATCGTCTTTTCTTTGTGGAAATGCAACGAATATTTGGGAGTTGGTCGCTTTCAGGTTTATACAAGGTATGGGCGGTGGCGCCCTTTTAGTTACTGCACAAACTATCCTCACCGAAACTTATCCTCCTGAAAAGAGAAGTATGGCGCAAGCCATATACGGCATGGGTGTTATTGTAGGCCCTACATTAGGTCCTCCACTGGGCGGATATATCGTAGATAACTTCTCGTGGCCATATATTTTCTATATCAATGTGCCTTTGGGTATTTTGGCTACGCTTATGACATTGTCTTTAGTAAAAAGCCCACGTTACGGTGCCAAACAAGCCGCTAAAGAAGTTGATTGGTGGGGAATGGTATTCCTGATTATGTTTATTGGTTCTTTACAGTTTGTTTTGGAACATGGACAGCAGGACGATTGGTTTGAGGACAGCACTATCCTTGGTTTAAGTATTTTATCTTTCTTTGGGTTGTTTTTCTTTATCTGGCGGGAACTTACTTACACTAAACCTATTGTTAATTTACGGGTCTTGAAAGACAAAAACCTACAGGTTGGAACCGTAATGAGTTTTATTCTGGGATTTGGATTATTTGGTTCTACTTTTATCATTCCAATCTACACGCAATCTATTCTTGGCTGGACAGCGACCGATGCGGGTATGCTATTGATTCCAAGCTCGGTGATGACTGGTTTAATGATGCCATTTATTGGTAAAATGATTCAGGCGGGTGTGCCACAGAAATATATGGTTGCTGTTGGGCTCTGTATCTTCTTCGGCTTTTCGTTTTTTATGTATGGTTTAATTACCAACGACACCGGTTCTGAACATATGTTTTGGCCGCTGATTGTTAGGGGAATTGGGTTGGGACTACTCTTTGTTCCGGTAATGACTCTCTCATTATCCACCTTACAAGGGAAAGCTATTGGTGAAGGTGCCTCTTTTACAGGGATGAGCAGACAATTGGGCGGATCTTTCGGTATTGCTTTGATTACGACTTTTATCTCCAGAGACAGCCAACACCATAGGGTTGATTTAATTGCGAATATAGACGCTACTAAATTTGAGGTACAACAACGAATAGCACAAATGCAGGCCAACTTTATTGGCAAGGGATTTAGTCCGAACGAGGCACTTGCAAAAGCTTATCAGTTATTAGACGGATCGGTTACTAAACAAGCTACAATTCTGTCTTATATGGATGTGTTTTTGTATCTCGGTCTATTATTTCTGATTTGTGTTCCTTTTGTATTGCTGATTAAACAAGGCAAAAAACAAAAGGTAGATATGTCTAATATGCATTAA
- a CDS encoding bleomycin resistance protein, with amino-acid sequence MLTNIHPKLPMRNKAQTKDYYINKLGFNELGAIDYDGYLMIEKDNIQIHFFEFKDLVPRENYGQIYIRTDNIDSLYQTLLNDNIVEIHPNGALETKTWGQREFSLLDPDNNLLTFGQGI; translated from the coding sequence ATGCTAACAAACATTCATCCAAAATTACCTATGCGCAATAAAGCCCAAACCAAAGACTATTATATAAATAAATTGGGTTTTAATGAATTAGGAGCCATAGATTACGATGGTTACCTGATGATTGAAAAGGATAATATTCAAATTCACTTTTTTGAATTTAAGGATTTGGTTCCACGAGAGAATTACGGACAAATTTATATCAGGACCGATAATATTGATAGCTTATATCAAACGTTACTCAATGATAATATTGTCGAAATACATCCAAATGGAGCATTAGAAACCAAGACATGGGGACAAAGGGAATTTTCCTTACTCGATCCGGATAATAACTTACTGACTTTTGGACAAGGTATATAA
- a CDS encoding DUF1835 domain-containing protein — MQQYHVLNGDCLAEQLKQTSITPNFIVCRECLVEGNVFANNITDFWKLRTAFITGMYKGSREEYFEKVVNEIEKLNHLPQYSEVCLWFEDDLFCQVNLWFVITVLSEHPTLKIFRVFPAIERPVDIWKGFGIANAEKLEQAYNAKVQLEGKDIELGKCLWESYQNNDFNRLEALSKHRTNGFAYLEEVCRAHIDRFPLGKNLSRPQQVIKEIISTGVRDFSSVFSEFSKREGIYGLGDLQVKRLYDFVLKTCVES, encoded by the coding sequence ATGCAACAGTATCATGTGTTGAATGGGGATTGTTTGGCGGAGCAATTGAAGCAAACGTCTATAACTCCCAACTTTATTGTATGCAGAGAATGCCTGGTTGAAGGGAATGTTTTTGCAAATAATATAACCGATTTTTGGAAGCTGCGGACAGCATTTATTACCGGTATGTATAAAGGTTCACGAGAAGAATATTTCGAAAAAGTAGTAAATGAAATTGAAAAGCTAAATCATTTGCCCCAATATTCTGAAGTTTGCCTTTGGTTCGAGGATGATTTGTTTTGCCAGGTAAACTTGTGGTTTGTTATCACGGTATTATCAGAACACCCGACACTGAAGATATTCAGGGTATTCCCCGCAATTGAGCGGCCTGTCGATATATGGAAGGGATTTGGAATAGCCAATGCTGAAAAGTTAGAACAGGCATACAATGCTAAAGTCCAGCTCGAAGGAAAAGATATCGAGTTAGGAAAGTGTTTATGGGAATCTTATCAGAACAACGATTTTAATAGATTGGAAGCTTTATCTAAACACAGAACAAATGGTTTCGCTTATTTGGAAGAAGTCTGTCGAGCTCATATTGATCGCTTCCCATTGGGAAAAAACCTGAGCAGGCCACAACAGGTAATAAAGGAAATTATAAGTACCGGAGTTAGAGATTTTTCGTCGGTTTTTTCAGAATTCTCAAAGCGGGAGGGTATATATGGTCTTGGGGATTTGCAGGTTAAACGGCTTTATGATTTTGTATTGAAGACTTGTGTTGAAAGTTAG
- a CDS encoding alpha/beta hydrolase — translation MRYFTALFFICFHLQVFAQKAEYDTQSNIKYYPEASYRNNAYTLERCVLDLYYPKNAKNFATILWFHGGGIEQGKKEIPEALKNQGFCVIGVGYRLSPHIKVVQAIDDSAAAIAWAFNHIEEFGGDKSKIFVSGHSAGGYLGMMAILDKHYLLKYGVDANQVAGLIPFSGQCITHFTARKEQGIKDTQPIIDNLAPLYHVRADAPPLLLITGDREMEMLGRYEENAYMARMMKLTGHQKTRLLELDGYGHNMTYPAFPLLINEVKRLTK, via the coding sequence ATGAGATATTTTACAGCACTATTCTTTATCTGTTTTCATTTACAGGTATTTGCGCAAAAAGCCGAATATGATACTCAAAGTAATATAAAGTATTATCCAGAAGCTAGTTATCGTAATAACGCCTATACATTGGAACGTTGCGTGTTGGATCTTTATTATCCAAAAAATGCGAAGAATTTCGCTACTATTTTATGGTTCCACGGTGGCGGGATAGAGCAGGGGAAGAAGGAAATTCCAGAAGCTTTAAAAAATCAGGGATTTTGTGTTATTGGAGTAGGATACAGGTTAAGCCCGCACATAAAAGTTGTGCAGGCTATAGACGATAGTGCAGCAGCAATTGCCTGGGCCTTTAATCATATCGAAGAATTCGGAGGAGATAAAAGTAAGATTTTTGTATCGGGACACTCTGCGGGAGGTTATTTAGGAATGATGGCCATATTGGATAAACATTATCTGTTGAAATATGGAGTAGATGCCAATCAGGTAGCAGGATTAATTCCATTTAGCGGACAATGTATTACTCATTTTACAGCGAGAAAAGAACAGGGTATTAAAGATACTCAACCTATAATCGACAATTTGGCTCCCCTATATCATGTTAGGGCAGATGCCCCACCTTTATTGCTGATCACCGGAGATAGGGAAATGGAAATGCTGGGTAGATATGAAGAAAATGCTTATATGGCCCGTATGATGAAACTTACAGGACATCAAAAAACCAGATTGTTGGAATTAGATGGTTATGGGCATAATATGACTTATCCTGCTTTTCCATTGTTGATTAATGAGGTAAAACGCCTCACGAAATAA
- a CDS encoding diacylglycerol/lipid kinase family protein, translating into MEPKRVLLIINHKSGNQKRENIEHLFAAHMQKRQMDHKVLELSDHPKTAINNEINYYKPNIVIAAGGDGTINMISDVIQYKDVLLLIFPFGSANGMARDLSMPTDFNQALNLLENGKVVKLDLLKINNNTSVHLADVGLNARIVKRFQLDKKRGMLTYAKYLFNEIFYIRSKRFVISYENIVRRVKAVSLTFANATMYGTGAVINPEGKMNDGLFEICIVKPFPKIKLLSIALHMFKGSLSYSQFFETIQCSKAFISCPRRTLLQIDGEVIGKTSSIDLECIPAAVQVIISKDLHYPTLVS; encoded by the coding sequence ATGGAACCTAAAAGAGTCCTTCTGATCATTAACCATAAATCTGGAAATCAGAAAAGGGAAAATATAGAACATCTATTTGCTGCACATATGCAAAAAAGACAAATGGACCATAAGGTTTTGGAACTCTCCGATCATCCTAAAACAGCAATTAACAACGAAATTAATTACTACAAACCCAATATTGTCATTGCCGCTGGTGGAGACGGTACAATAAATATGATTAGTGATGTTATCCAGTATAAAGATGTACTGCTGTTAATCTTTCCGTTTGGTTCTGCTAATGGCATGGCAAGGGATTTAAGCATGCCCACGGATTTTAATCAGGCGCTAAACTTATTGGAAAATGGTAAAGTGGTAAAACTGGATCTGCTGAAGATTAACAACAATACTTCTGTACATCTGGCCGATGTAGGTCTTAATGCCCGGATAGTCAAACGTTTTCAGCTAGATAAAAAAAGAGGAATGCTGACTTACGCAAAATATCTTTTTAATGAAATCTTCTATATCAGGAGCAAACGTTTCGTAATTTCTTATGAAAACATTGTACGTCGGGTGAAAGCGGTATCACTTACGTTTGCAAATGCAACGATGTATGGCACAGGTGCAGTTATTAATCCCGAGGGAAAGATGAACGACGGACTTTTTGAAATATGTATTGTAAAGCCTTTTCCGAAAATAAAGTTGCTTTCCATCGCTTTGCATATGTTTAAAGGGAGCCTATCTTATTCACAATTTTTTGAAACCATCCAATGCAGCAAAGCATTTATAAGCTGTCCGAGAAGAACCCTTTTGCAAATAGATGGTGAAGTTATTGGTAAAACCAGTTCTATAGATTTGGAATGCATTCCGGCAGCCGTACAGGTTATTATTTCCAAAGACCTACACTATCCAACTCTGGTAAGCTAA
- a CDS encoding metallophosphoesterase family protein, whose product MHKKIGYEVLLVGDSGNIKYAQEDKLLELLKKHLPKEENSCVCFLGDNIYPKGMPAANDTARKEAEEIAKKHFEVVKNYTGEVVFIPGNHDWNKGKEDGWQYLIRQEEYFNTIFNKQVFYPKNGCPGPVEITKNENVCIIAIDTQWWMQDGDKPIGIKSGCIDNERDFFRKLNTMVSENQDKRIIILGHHPIYSYSMHGGKYKIRHHVFPLTLYRKKAYVPLPFVGSLIPLYRKYVGAKEDIAHPKYSYLRKRMKAIFKRYPGIMYVSGHEHNLQYIEKYGTHHIISGAASKSTYVIKGKYSKFGLSAKGFFLLKFYTDKSIKIEAIVTNPYNEMGQLAYQSWIV is encoded by the coding sequence ATGCACAAAAAAATTGGTTATGAAGTTTTATTAGTAGGTGATTCTGGCAATATAAAATATGCGCAGGAAGACAAGCTGCTCGAACTTTTGAAAAAACATTTGCCAAAAGAAGAAAATTCCTGCGTATGTTTCTTGGGTGATAATATCTATCCGAAAGGAATGCCAGCTGCAAACGACACTGCTCGGAAAGAAGCTGAAGAGATCGCAAAAAAACATTTTGAAGTCGTAAAAAATTATACGGGAGAGGTTGTTTTTATTCCGGGAAACCACGATTGGAATAAAGGAAAGGAAGACGGATGGCAATATCTCATCCGTCAGGAAGAGTATTTCAATACCATTTTCAACAAACAGGTTTTCTATCCCAAAAATGGGTGTCCTGGCCCCGTAGAAATCACCAAAAATGAAAATGTTTGTATAATAGCGATAGATACACAATGGTGGATGCAGGATGGAGATAAACCGATTGGAATAAAAAGCGGATGTATAGATAACGAACGTGATTTTTTTAGAAAGCTAAATACCATGGTGTCCGAAAACCAGGATAAACGTATAATCATATTGGGCCACCATCCAATTTATAGTTATTCTATGCATGGTGGTAAATACAAAATCAGGCATCATGTTTTTCCTTTAACACTCTATAGAAAAAAGGCCTATGTTCCACTTCCTTTTGTTGGTTCATTAATTCCTTTATATAGAAAATATGTAGGCGCAAAAGAAGATATCGCCCATCCAAAATATAGTTATCTGCGCAAGCGAATGAAAGCTATTTTTAAGCGTTATCCCGGAATTATGTATGTGTCGGGGCATGAACATAATCTGCAATATATAGAGAAATACGGGACACACCATATTATTAGTGGTGCGGCGTCTAAATCTACTTATGTTATTAAAGGAAAGTATTCGAAGTTTGGACTTTCTGCAAAAGGATTTTTTCTGCTTAAATTTTATACAGATAAAAGTATTAAAATAGAAGCTATAGTTACCAATCCGTATAACGAAATGGGGCAGTTAGCTTACCAGAGTTGGATAGTGTAG
- a CDS encoding ComEC/Rec2 family competence protein, whose amino-acid sequence MVSFFKEEIPFFRHIWFFIAGIGIAIKYNVNSASDLPLLYWMFFFLFIILFLIISRLKKLFFLNWIAGVTISLLFTLTGIIWCNSYKEIERKNHFSKVEASHLIAIIEEPPKLKGDIARFPVKVIQSINNQTITATLGKLLLALRFDTLQKPKLQYGDLLLIKAHYSETEQAFNPAEFNYKRFLSYKQIYHQSFINIKDVKLLKSECGNPVLDYSLKFREILVKKFKQYLPDKNAQSVASTLILGDRAELDPEILSAYQNTGTLHVLSVSGMHVMIVVFVLNILFKPLDKFKAGRIVRLIFMLVLIWTYSIVTGLAPSILRAAIMVSVALLSKFSKGKSNSYNVLAIAAFIILLANPYNLMDIGFQLSFLAVLGLIYIHPKLYQLYNPKYKIVDLCWQCICVSLAAQLATTPLSLFYFHQFPTYFLIGNLFMALPATIIMIGGFIFLAIPIDIVQYWLGLFLSYFLNFTNQGLIYIQQLPFSTVNQIWLTVIDLIALYLLLILLIYPNSYKQKQIAICIVSFILFVSFSNKNVKLINQHKTVFFSLRKNTAIAYIKGKSCLLITDLDTNDYTYKFSVKPYLDSCKIKSIKFINPHLTEHENIYSFGDKTLKLLNHRQKTFHKSNVDWLLITGNRNYPIAELLEYYSFQKLLIDGKNSDYNIRKLTSQADLLNLDYYILKRNFAKEIDH is encoded by the coding sequence ATGGTCAGTTTCTTTAAAGAAGAGATTCCCTTTTTTAGGCACATATGGTTCTTTATTGCAGGGATTGGTATCGCCATAAAGTACAATGTCAATTCTGCCTCAGATCTCCCTCTACTCTATTGGATGTTCTTTTTCCTGTTTATTATTTTGTTTCTAATCATATCGAGACTAAAAAAGCTGTTCTTTTTAAACTGGATTGCCGGCGTCACGATAAGCTTATTATTTACACTTACGGGAATAATATGGTGTAATAGCTACAAAGAAATAGAGCGAAAAAATCATTTTTCTAAAGTCGAAGCTTCTCATCTGATAGCCATAATCGAAGAACCTCCCAAACTAAAGGGGGACATAGCCAGATTCCCGGTTAAAGTAATTCAAAGCATCAATAACCAAACAATAACAGCAACTCTAGGAAAATTATTACTTGCCTTACGCTTTGATACATTGCAAAAACCCAAACTGCAATATGGTGATCTTTTGCTTATTAAAGCCCATTACTCCGAAACTGAACAGGCTTTCAATCCTGCTGAATTTAATTATAAACGCTTTTTATCGTATAAACAAATCTACCACCAAAGCTTTATAAACATCAAAGATGTTAAACTTTTAAAATCGGAGTGCGGTAATCCTGTTTTAGATTATTCCCTCAAATTCCGGGAGATATTGGTAAAAAAGTTCAAACAATATTTACCGGATAAAAATGCGCAGTCTGTTGCGTCTACACTGATTTTAGGAGACCGGGCCGAATTAGATCCTGAAATATTAAGTGCTTATCAAAACACGGGAACTTTACATGTACTATCGGTCTCGGGAATGCATGTTATGATCGTTGTATTTGTCCTGAATATATTGTTCAAACCTTTAGATAAGTTTAAAGCCGGTAGAATCGTCAGATTAATTTTCATGTTAGTGCTTATCTGGACGTATAGTATCGTCACAGGCTTAGCTCCATCTATATTGAGAGCTGCCATAATGGTTAGTGTTGCTTTACTTTCAAAATTTTCCAAGGGTAAATCCAATAGTTATAATGTTTTGGCCATAGCAGCCTTTATTATTTTACTGGCTAATCCCTATAATTTAATGGATATCGGTTTTCAACTATCCTTTTTAGCGGTTTTAGGCTTAATTTATATTCATCCCAAACTGTATCAGTTATATAATCCTAAATATAAAATTGTCGATCTATGCTGGCAATGTATCTGCGTATCCTTAGCGGCGCAGCTCGCTACTACACCCCTAAGTCTTTTTTATTTTCATCAGTTCCCTACTTATTTTCTTATCGGAAATCTGTTTATGGCTTTGCCCGCTACGATCATCATGATTGGCGGTTTTATATTTTTAGCTATTCCCATAGATATTGTGCAATATTGGTTGGGCCTCTTTCTTAGCTACTTTCTTAATTTCACCAATCAGGGGCTAATTTATATCCAGCAATTGCCTTTTTCTACAGTCAATCAAATCTGGTTAACAGTAATTGATTTAATAGCTCTTTATCTACTTTTGATACTTCTTATTTATCCCAATAGTTATAAACAAAAACAAATAGCTATTTGCATAGTCTCTTTCATTTTATTCGTTTCATTTTCTAATAAAAACGTTAAATTAATTAATCAACATAAAACGGTCTTCTTTTCACTCAGAAAAAATACAGCTATTGCTTATATCAAAGGAAAATCCTGTTTGCTGATAACAGATCTGGATACTAACGACTACACCTACAAATTTTCGGTAAAGCCTTATCTGGATAGTTGCAAAATTAAGAGTATTAAATTTATAAACCCTCATTTAACAGAGCATGAAAACATTTACTCATTTGGGGATAAAACGCTTAAGCTATTAAATCATCGGCAAAAGACTTTTCATAAATCCAATGTAGATTGGTTGCTGATTACCGGGAATAGGAATTACCCTATAGCAGAATTATTGGAATACTATTCTTTTCAAAAACTACTTATTGATGGAAAAAATTCGGATTATAACATTCGAAAATTAACGTCACAAGCCGATTTATTAAATCTTGACTACTATATTTTAAAAAGGAACTTTGCTAAAGAAATAGATCATTAA
- a CDS encoding LTA synthase family protein has product MLKSLAFFLRYYLFWVLFFAANRVAFELWNRTKFDGISSSEILKTFLYGLHMDTSMASYFCVIPFLTAICKWLVPKIGFPNKFLSVYTAVLSFITILITIVDFNIYTEWGSKISAKVIDLAIESPKEALASSSSSPLSFILFYFLILLGVAYILYRYIVPTGFRFKNKTGTVSKALISLLILGFTFLGIRGGWKIAPMNPSQVYFSDKPILNHSALNTNWLLMSNYVKKADTKNPFLYFSQEKADSLVKNLYTPTVDTTLRILNTDRPNIVLVIIESFTANLVKELGGEAQVTPQFSDLIKEGLLFDRIYSSSDRTDKGIIAILSAFPSQGPRSIIKENDKQEKLPSISKELAKNGYHTSFFYGGYSEFSNFKSYLLSHQFNTLIDANSFNSEDLTSKWGAYDEITVQKQLSFLKNEKQPFFSTLLTLSNHEPFALPSRGKFGDSNVADKFRSTAYYTADQLKNFVQTAKRENWYNNTIFIFVADHGHRLPKENNEIFQPERYHIPLLIYGGGLKTEFKGRKISLYGNQTDIAATLLKQLNLSHANFKYSNNLLNPISNGFSFYVWQNGFGLTTKDGAVSFDPIANRIIYTEPKDLSKNKKEQQLQNAKVLMQSVYQDYLNAKFY; this is encoded by the coding sequence ATGTTAAAAAGCCTTGCTTTCTTTCTTAGATATTACCTTTTTTGGGTTCTTTTTTTTGCAGCTAACAGAGTAGCTTTCGAATTGTGGAACAGAACAAAATTTGATGGAATAAGCTCTTCCGAAATACTTAAGACATTTCTATACGGATTACATATGGATACATCTATGGCATCCTATTTTTGTGTAATTCCCTTTCTGACTGCCATATGCAAGTGGTTGGTTCCAAAAATCGGATTTCCCAATAAATTCTTATCCGTATACACAGCAGTCTTATCATTTATAACAATTCTTATTACTATTGTAGATTTCAACATTTATACCGAATGGGGAAGTAAAATAAGCGCTAAGGTTATTGACCTCGCTATAGAAAGCCCTAAAGAAGCATTGGCATCAAGCAGCTCCTCGCCTCTATCTTTTATTTTATTTTATTTTCTGATTCTGTTAGGTGTTGCTTATATTTTGTATAGATATATTGTACCAACAGGTTTCCGCTTCAAGAATAAGACCGGAACGGTGTCGAAAGCATTAATATCCCTATTGATTTTAGGATTCACATTTCTAGGCATTCGGGGCGGGTGGAAAATTGCCCCCATGAATCCCAGCCAGGTCTACTTCTCAGATAAACCCATATTAAATCATTCAGCATTAAATACCAATTGGTTATTGATGTCTAATTATGTAAAAAAGGCAGATACTAAAAATCCTTTTTTATACTTTTCTCAGGAAAAGGCAGACTCACTGGTAAAAAACTTGTATACTCCAACAGTTGACACCACACTCAGAATTTTAAATACCGATAGACCAAACATTGTTTTAGTAATCATCGAAAGTTTTACAGCAAACTTGGTTAAAGAATTAGGCGGAGAAGCTCAGGTTACACCGCAATTCTCAGATCTGATAAAAGAGGGATTACTTTTTGATCGTATTTATTCTTCGAGCGACAGAACCGATAAAGGAATTATTGCAATATTAAGTGCATTCCCATCACAGGGTCCCAGAAGCATCATAAAAGAAAATGACAAACAGGAAAAACTTCCGTCAATTTCAAAAGAGTTGGCAAAAAATGGTTATCATACTTCTTTCTTTTATGGAGGATACTCTGAGTTTTCGAACTTCAAATCCTATTTATTAAGCCATCAATTCAACACTTTAATCGATGCCAACTCGTTCAATAGTGAAGATTTAACGTCTAAATGGGGTGCCTATGACGAGATTACCGTACAGAAGCAACTAAGTTTTCTAAAAAACGAAAAGCAGCCTTTCTTCTCCACATTACTTACACTAAGCAACCACGAACCTTTTGCTCTGCCATCCAGAGGTAAATTTGGAGATAGCAATGTTGCAGACAAATTTAGAAGTACCGCTTACTACACGGCAGATCAGCTTAAAAACTTTGTACAAACCGCAAAAAGAGAGAATTGGTACAACAACACCATTTTTATATTTGTTGCCGATCATGGTCACCGACTTCCAAAAGAGAATAATGAAATCTTTCAACCAGAAAGGTACCATATCCCCCTTTTAATTTATGGTGGTGGGTTAAAAACAGAATTTAAAGGCAGAAAAATATCGCTTTATGGAAACCAAACTGATATTGCGGCGACGTTATTAAAACAACTGAATTTATCTCATGCTAACTTTAAATACAGCAATAATCTTCTTAACCCCATATCGAATGGCTTCTCGTTTTATGTGTGGCAAAATGGTTTCGGTCTGACAACCAAAGATGGTGCTGTTTCCTTTGATCCGATAGCGAATAGAATAATATATACCGAACCCAAAGACCTTTCGAAAAACAAGAAAGAACAACAATTGCAAAATGCAAAAGTATTAATGCAAAGCGTTTATCAAGACTATTTGAACGCAAAATTCTATTAG